The genomic window CTGTAACTGCGGTGACTCTCTCTTGATCTGTCCCTATGACTCGAGGGTCTACCCACAGACACTTCTCTCGATCCGCGACGATAATCGTCCTCTCTCTCTCGCTCACGCTCGCGTTCTCTCACTTCACGCTCCCTCCTTCGCCGATGCCTCTCCTCGcgctcttcttcagtcTCCTCCTCACGTCGACGATGGCGTTCCCTACGTTCCTCTTCAGTTTCGTCACGGCGTCGGTGCCGGTGTCGCCGCTCTCTGTCACGTTCCCTGTCTCCCCTATCAGTTCTGTCACGGTCGTAGTCGCGGTCGTCTTCACGACGATATCGATGAGACCTGCCGGATACGTCACgatcatcttcttcatcatcctcacGATGGCGTTTCTCACGTTTACTGCATAGGGCGGATCAGAGactgaggaagaagggagatAATACGACTTACGTGGTGAGCTCAGGAGTCTTGTCACCACCATTGGTAGACTGGTGGAAAGATCTAGGTGGAGTTTCTGACATTTTTTTTATTATGAAGTTCGGTGCAGACAATACAAAGAGCTTTTAATGAGGTTTATGGAGTTATTAGGAAGGAAGATTGAGACATTCTTGTCGCGAAGCGACGAACCACCGTGAGCAGGCAGCTGAAGGCCTGACGGGATCAAATTTGACACTCCTGAAAGGCCGCGAGTGTGGCATTTTCTGCACCTCTGACTGTTCGCTGCTGCATGATGCTGCCACGCAcatttcttctcttctgcATCTTACCGTTTTGATTTTACGTTGTGCAGGAGCCATAAGACTGTCCTGCGACTTCCGAAGTGCAAGCTAGACGATTCCAGGAACCAGGGAGATATTGATTTCAAACATGTTCGTTCATCGATTAAGTTATTTTATACGATTAATATACAAACAAATTTCCGATCATATTCTACATTAGTTAGACCCGGTAAATGTTACAACCTCTTAGTCCCAGCTGCCACACCAGGAGCCGCAGCCTCGGCCTTCTGCTTCAAGTTGTTCGCCTCGTCATCCGCATTTTGGACTGCCGGGTGGGGCTTGCCAGTCACCGCAGGGTGGGCAGGGTCAATAAGGTTGAAGGCCGGTGACCTCCATTCCTTGCCGGTACGAGCAGCGTCTTCAACCTTGAATGCTCGCTTAGCCCATGACTTGCCACCGTCGTGGGTGAGCTCGGGGTTGAGCTGACTGTCACGGTCGGTGATAATCTTGAAAGTACCAGTCTTCTCGTCGGCCGcggccttcttctcatGAGCACTCTCTTTCTTGCGGGCATAGAGGTCTTTGAGAGCCTGAGTTCGGGTTGTCTCATCAGACTGTTTGGCCTCCTCGACCTGAAAAGAAATGTCAGCAATGATGCAAAGCCTATGTATTGAGGTAGACTGACCCTGTTTCGGACCTCGACAAGCTGCTCATCAAGGTGACCCAGAGCGGTATGCATGGCATTCTGTACAGCGGCGGTGATAGCCCTCTTAATAAGACCAGTGGCGGTAGACTTGATAAACTGTAATGAAATCAAGTCAGTATCATCCATTACTATTACTGACCAGTACTCACTTTGTAAAGCAAATCGTGCTTGGAGTTCCTGATGGAGAACTTGAGAGTGTCAATGCTGACGTGAACGAAGTTGGTCTTGAAGACAGTGTCCCGTCGGTTCTCGATAGACTCAAGCTCGACGTCAATAGAGATACCCTTTCCAGCAAGAATAACATCGGCCAGACCGTGATCAGAAAGCTTGGGCCATCCGCTCTTACGCCTAAAGGCAAAGGCAACATCTCGAATGTCGGCCTGGATCTGACTGAGACCCAATCTGAACTTGTGGTGCTGGTTGTCCATAGTCTGGTTCAACTTTGGGTAAGGGCTGAAAGTGAAAGAGTTGAAAGACTCAATGTGGACAATGTTGGGGAAGAGGTTAGGACCAGAAAGGATTAAGTCCTCGATGACCAAGTCGATACTGTTGTCGGAGTACTCAGCGCGGGGGATGGGAACGTAGTTGACTTGCTTGAGGAGCATAGGCAGCAAAACCTGTCGAACATCGTTCCAAAGCTTGGGCTTGAAAGTAAGGTTACCCTCGTGGTTGAAGAGCAAGTCCTTGCAGAATCGCTTGATGTCGTCACCAAGACGGACGTTGAGCGGGTCTTCGCCAAAGGCAGTTAACCAGACTTGGAGCTCATCGAAAAGAAGCTCCTGATGGCCCTTGTACTTGTCCTGGAAGAATTTCTTGCCAGACTCTCGAAGCTCCTTGGCCTCACGGTCAGAGTCCTCATCAAGGATGTAACCGGGTTCAAGGAGTACTCGGTGCATGTAGTCGTTGAGGGTGGTGAACCACTCGCGGAGTTCAGAGTCGTTCTGAGCGTCGGTGTAAATCTGGTCCAGAGCAGAGAAGACGTTGTCGAGAGACTTGCCGTTGGCGAATCGCTCGAGAAGGGTTCGGAACTGAATAGTGGAGTCGCCGACGGCAGGGTCGTTGGCAACGGTCTGAGCTGACTCCGCGCCCTTGTTGGCAACGTGCTTAGCGTGACCTTTGTAGTTCTCGAGGGTGTCGAGGAGCCAAGTCATGGCCTCCTGGTAGTCCTTGTGACCCTGGCATTCAACGACAACCTAAAACTCTTGAGTAAATTCACTGATTTTTAATGCCAATCGGAACAAGATATTTACCTTCTTAAGCCTGTAGATGAATTGatctctcctctcctcgGGGAACTCATCGTTCATGAAGTTCTTGGATTTCTGAATGTAGTCGGCCGCTTTTTTCCTGTGTTCCTCAGGGATTCGGTCTCTCAATTCGGCAGCCTTACCCCTGGCCTTCTGCTGGTTACCCTCATCATTGGGGTCGGGAAGATTCTGGCTGGCTTGCGCATTAGCTGCATCCCGCTTATCGGAGGCAGCGCCCTTAACCTGCTCTTTCTGCTCAGACAAGGAAGCGTTGGGGTCACGGCTACCGACGATATCTTGGGCGTGGGAACGAGCCTGCTGTTTGACAGGCTCCTTGTTCTCACTAGCAGAAGACTTAAGGTCCTGAGCCTTGGACTGGGCATCAGCCTTGGCTTCTTGGGCCTGGTCGTAGGCCTGGCCAGCAGTTCGAGAGTTGCCCTTGTCGTCGATGAGCCTAGATGATAAATCAGTAAATATATTATGCAATGAAAGGATAAATATGATAACCTACTGAGCATCTCGAGGGTCGTCTCTGGGGTGGTACCGAGCCTGAGTACCCCCCGGACCCTTGATCTGGAGGTCGGGAGTCTCGTTGGGACCAAGCTTCTTACCATCGGCACCTATCCACTCATGAGAAGGAGCTTCCTGGTCAACAGAGTCGAGCTGTTCTTGAGAGGGTCGAGCTTTGTCGGCAGCCTTAGTAGCGGCGGTAGCGAAGATATCTCGCCCAACGATGCCGAAGTCTTTTAGGAGTTTTCTGGCTTCGGAGTTGGtgaggaagagggtgaTGAGGACACGAATGTGGGAAGCGGCTGCGAAATAGAAGTTAGTGGAGTTCGGAGACGACTGGGCAAATACAGCCCACTCACCAGTTTTACCATCTTGCTTGGCCTGTTCATTGCTGACGGGAACGACACCATCTTGCTTGGCTTTTGAAACATCACCATGATATGACGACCAGACAGCATTTTGGAAAAGCTCATCGGCGTTCTTCTCGTGAACGATCATACGGAGTGTTTCGAGAGTGTCCCTGAAGTCATCGATGAGGACTCGTCCTTCCGGTGAAAGCTTTTGGAGGTCGACAGGGGAGTGGGCGATGGCGTATTCGAGAACAGAGCCGATTTGCTCATTGTCAGGCATACGACTGCGGAACATAGACTCCTTAAGTACTTCGCAATATCAATAATATCGAGATATGAGGCTCACCCATCCCTAAAAGCTTGAATAGCACCATACAACTTCATTCTAGACTGaacatcttcttcaaccttCTCTCCGGAGACGGCACTGGTAACGCTCATCTTTCCGGGATTATGGGAAATTTCGGATCTGGTGGCTGGTGCGCTCATTGTGGGGGAGTAATCTTGGGAGAAGGGTAAACATCAGAAGGAATTCACCTGCGAGGAGGTCCGACTAAGAGAAGACTCACTGCTACAGTAGTAGTAtttgaaagggaaagagacAAGTTGTTATGTGTAAACAGAAATCGGAAGAttgtgaggaagaagaggagaggacTGGAAGGTGGCACTGTTCTTAAGTatgggagaagaaagcCACCATAGTGGAATGGAAGTTAGCTTCATGACATCATTTCGATATTTGGACTGTGATGAGCGTCATATTCAGTCCTCGGAAAGGCACTGTGATAGTGATGGCATGATACGGTGGCAAGTGATAAGGTTTCGCAGTGGCCTTATCCGCTGCTTGTCCTAATAAAGTAACTCCTTGTTTACCTCTTGGGGCCTGGCGGGCTTCCCGCCGCCCGGAACTTAACATCCCTACTATTTATTCTAAATGAAATTGCGCTTAGACATGATGCACGAACCGGAGTGAAATGTTAATAAAAGAAGCCAACTGCGCTGCCAATGACGTCAATAATGCTAGACGCGATTAGTTATTTACTCTATTACATGGCCAGCAGCGCTGTTGTTAATTTCGGAGTGCAGTTTATCTCCGCTCCCAGTCGGATCTGTGCACACAGGCCCGGGGATGACGCCGATGAGGCTAACAAACTTCGTCTAATCGCCTTTGGGTGCGTTCGTTTGCTGCAGTGCTCCCTGCTGATAGGTATAGTTGCCAACCCTTATCTATGTCTGCCTGCTTCTTGTTGTCTGGTTAATGATCGATGATAAGCTGGGTTTGGGGGGTGATTAAAACAATGATGATGTGCTGCTTGATTATTTGGGGAGCCAAGATGGTGGTAAGCCTTACAACACAGAGAGGCATGTAGTacgagtacgagtactAGTGTAACGACCACTGTTGATGAATTTACTCGGTTTGTTGCCAGTATGTATGTTTTTTGACAGAAGGCTCGTCCATGTAATCAatatccttcttctttccctaATCTCTAATAGTTACAAACATTGAATTATGGCGTTTCCCCCGTAAGGAACTATACAGACCTGCTATAGATTGATGAAATTATTGGGATAAAAACTCTTTGGCACAACtcaatcatcatcagtATTTACGAAACGATAGCTTTTTAAATTAATGACAGAAAGATTATATTATTGTGGACCAAAGGAGTGCCACCTCCTCTGACTAATGCTTTCAGAGATAGCCATAGGATATGATTAAAAGTAATATGAGTTTAAGGAAGCGGGATTTTGTGGGTCCTACCACACAAGTACCTTTTCAACCCATCATAAAGATAAGGATGAAGACAAGGAAGTAACGTGAACAAAGACCTCATCGGAGCCGACGGGCATCGAAAACAGACCATGCCAATTATCATATTCCCATAAGGAGTCGACTTGACAACACGCCAAAAGATATTCCTTCCACTGAAGTACAGCTCTATATATAGTATGCACAACGACACTATCGTCCCCTTACATGAAATCGTCGTCTCCAAGAACATCGTCGTAGGCCTCAGTGTCAACCTTGGACGACACCTTGGTACCGCCTAGCTTGGGCTTAGACGCAGCCTTTTTCTCGTCAGCCATATAAAGTAGCCCCATAACTAAAGCTACtcactttcttctttccgcTGGCCTTATCTCTCTCCTCTTGTTGCTTGGTGTTACCCAATACACTCAAAGCTGAAGACACCTTCCTAGTCTGAACAGCGGTAAGCGCGGCACTAATGTCCTTGGCAAGCTGCTCGACAAATTGAGAGTAAAGAGGATTGGATTCGTGCTTCTTAATGATGGAAGTGTAGATGTTCTTGGAGAGTTCGGTAAAGTCATTTTTGGTCGATGGACGGGCGGAAAGCACGCTCTTGAGTACATCGCCCTCTGTGAGGTGTTAGTGGCCTTACACAAGTTCAGGAAGGCGGGAAGGACGAACCGTCACCCAAGTCGACAGCGCCCATGAGTTCAGAAGCAACAGCTAAGTCAGCTTCTTGCTCCTTCTCTCTAGCCAACCGCCGTTTCTCCTGCTCAGTCATAGTGTACATCAAgtcatcgtcatcgtcCACTCCCTTCGCCTTCTACGCTGACCGTCAGCAACCAGTCGCCTCGCCTTCATAGCAGTACTGTTACTCACAGCTTCCCTGGCAagcttctccttctcgGCAAGCTTTTGCTTGAGAGTacctttcttctttgctgGTGCAACGGTAGCCGTCTTGGTCGCTTGTGGTTTCTCATCATCAGACTTGTCCCAATCGTCGTCCTAATTCCGAGGGCCGCATCAGTACATTCGTATGTTGCTCAGGTTGTGATATATACAAACATTGTCATTGTCCTCAGCATCCTCATCGGCCCACTTCTTAGCGGGGACTTTGGGAGGGAGTGCTACGGCAGGGGCAGCAGGGGCGACAGTCTCATCAACATCTGTTGAGAAAGAGTGAATCATCAGTTACAATTTTGCTGATGAACGCCTTTCCCGAACCCACCCCAGTCGTCGTCGGACATTTTGGCCAGAGTTTTTCAGTCGGTCGGGGCGGATAAAAGCTTCAGAGATCTATGCTAGTCTCTGACCGTGTTCGATGCAACTCGTTCTGAAAAAGATGTCAACTTCGAAAAGAATCAACTAATCGGCATACAAAACCGTCTGTCTAAAATTGATTCCGTTCAGCTTTTCCCTATTTTATCCCACCTCCACCGGGATTTGCCCGAAATACAGACATGAGTGTAGTGGTTTGTTGACAAGCGTAGTTTAAGGTGTAAAGCCTGCAAAAAAGGCTGAAAAAGCTATCTAGTGTCTGGACATACCGCAGCATGTCTCACGCACCTCATCCTCTGGCGACTTTGGAGCAGATCGTCTCCACACCTTCAGCTGCAGATGGGATTCCGAGCGATGTGGAGAATGATCTGCGCATAGCAGGGTGCATGCTAATACAAGAGGCGGGCGTGATGCTGAAGCTGTGAGCGAAACAAGCGGTCACATGAGTGCATGAAGTTTATTGACCCGCCGTTAGGCCGCAGAGCACCATGGGAACAGCTCAAGTCTTGTTACACCGGTTCTACTACGTTTCTTCCATGTGCTCTTTTGGCATCAATGTGAGTTTATAATTGCGATTAGAAGCAAAGCATGACTGATTCACTGTGAAACAGGATATATCAATATCGGCTCTCTTCTTGGCATCTAAACTCTGCGAGAGTCCTGTTCGTTTACGAAATCTAATCAACACTTATCTTTACCTCCTGGCTCGTATTCAACACCTTCTTGACCTTCCGGCCGACCAGTCATTCCATTCAGATCTTTCGTCACACTCtgatggaagagaagaagataagGTATGGGAAGGATTCAAGTTCAGTGTACCGGGATTCCATGACGAGATATTCTGGGACTGGAAGGATGTTATCACAGCGTCGGAAATGCAAATTCTCAAGAGATTGGGGTTTAACATGCAGGTAAATTCAATTTCAGTTCAGCTTACTGTCTGTTCTAATGCCCTACAAAGGTTGATTTGCCGTATAATCATATGATCAACTATCTCAAGATTCTGGACCTGGTATTCGAGGATGATGTGACTCAAATGTGTTGGTCTATCTTGAATGACATGTATGTTTTGTTCGTCTTTCCTAGATGGCCCGTAATTAACAGACTCGCAGGCTTCTGACACCATTATATGCCATTCACCCCCCTCACACAATCGCATGTATATCAATTCTTCTCACTACACGACTTCTCCGTATTCCCCTCCCCCCCAAATGGTATCTCCTCTTCGACGTATCTTATGATGAGATTTGGTCAGGATGTGGCGTCGTCATGAGACTATGGAATGATTGGGGACTGGACCGGCCGAGGGGAGACACGAAAATAAGCATAAGGGCGCCgaacgaagaagaggaaggaaaaaaaggcAAGGAGTCTAGATGGAGAAGAGCATGGGTACTAGCTCAGTCTAGAAAAGCGGTGAGACGGTGGGTTGAAGGGCTGGAGAAGGCGTAGATTGGTATCTGGTGTATCCTTCGTGTTGTATAAGCATATATGTCCTTGCATACTCTATTTTGGGTACATCCaaattattattatttgCCTGGAAATCTCGCAAAGAGGGCTTGATATTCGTTGCCGCGATATGTGCGATACCGCACGCGTTCTTTCGGCAGACGACAAGCGCAGGAACGGTTGTTGCCGAAGCGCttctcatcatctcccCCTCGTCAAGTCCAACGAGGATCGTTGGTCGTGTTTATTCTTCAGTTTACATCATTTCCGGGTATTGTTGCAAGCAGATTTTACcccttccatctcctttACACTTaatctcatcttcattcCCGGAATTCCATCACATCCGCTCAATTCAGTATGGTCTTCGGTCGGCTTATCCACTTCACCTTCGACGCCCTTGCCGTGTCTACTATTCTTGCTGGCGTCAAGAAAACTACTGGCTTCTCGTGAGCACATGACCTAGCAATGCGGGTAATGCTGATAGTATCTCTGATACCTCTATCAATTTTCTGACGCTAACCATAACTCTTTGGCGACATTCTCACAAATGTTGACGCTCACTTCCCCGATAACGTCAAACCTATCCGCCACTCTTTTTAGTCCTGCCACCGATCTCATCCCCGATTCCTCTATCAAATCCATCACCGACTCATATCTCGGCGCAGGCACAACCATTTTTGACATTGTTTCTGGACAAGTCGTGACCAGTCAATATTTCAAGAGATCATAGGTGGCCCGTGATTGTATGGCAAcgatgatggaagagaCAACCTGGGATGCGGCAAGCCGAAACACCGCAGGCTGCTGCTAGAGAAGAGGTATTCTGTAATGGGTACTGTGGCGATGATTAAGAGGGAGGATGCTGTGCTTGGAAATAGGAAGCGGGCACGCTGCATGTAACATTCTCTAATATACGTTGCTAACAACCTCCAAGATCTACGATGAGGCAGAAAAATAATATAATCCAAAAGATCCCAACAACCAAGAAAGCCCACAGTTCATATTTAACTATTCCTCCACGATGGTATGACTTGTAGTGACAAACACCTGTGTTGGCCCCTTGACCTTGTGCTCCGCGATGTCGAACGGACTCTTGAACCTTTGCACCACACTCGGCAGACCCGACAGTTCGCTTAATCTGGCAACTCTTGTCTTATCAGCTACCTCTGCAAAGGGTGCATCGACCTTTGTCCTGCCAGAATAGCCAGAACTGGAGTCATCGTGATTGTCGCTGGGAGGGGAGACTTGCATCTCGAATCCGCGGGGATTAGTCACGAGACCTATTGCTTTGGCTTCGTTACCGACGTTGAGACGTTCACCAAGTTCCATGAACTGCTTGGCGGAGTAACCTTCGGGAGGATGTCGATTGTAGGGAACAATAGGTTGGACGTCTTGATTACCGCTGGGAAGTGATTCAGATGTCATGTTTCGGGGGATAAGGACCTGCGAGTCACCATCAACCTCTATTCACAACTTTCAGTTGATCAGGACAACTCACAACAACGGAAAGGCATGTAGCGCAGAACAGTCCCAGCTGACCAGACAGATACAAAGTGTCTGACCAGAACTGACTTCTGTTCACCCTCTTCTCTGCGGTAAACGCATCAGCCGATATGATCAACTGAAAGCGAATGTCAACCTGGGATTGCAAGATTTACAAACATCAAAACTTACGAAACAAATGCTGTAGACGAGACGGCAGGCAGTACGGATCTCGTTCATCTCTGAAAAGAAGTGCAATCTTTCTAATACCTCAGCGTTGGCGCCCAAGCGACGGACGTTCctgaggaaggaagggaagatgAGACACAAAGCGACAGAGGCAAAAGCGAGCCTTGAAAGAATGTTAACATCAAGATCATGTGTCAACAACCTAAGTTTGCTCACAATATACTCAAGCTCGAACCAACACAAAAAAGATACGCCCTGATCATGTCAAGGTCGGTGTTTTCGATATGCACAGACGCAATCAAGAGAGCAAAGGAACAAATGAAGAGACCGATCCAAGCTTTAAAGAAACCAGAGCGCAGCCAGGATGTTTGAGGTCCTCCAGGTGTATTGATAGATTTGATTAAGTAACCCCAGTACAAAAACTTTTTCGGGGCCAAATCAGCATCGAACATCACTGTCGAAGATAAGGAAAACTTACCTCCTCAAGATGGACACCCTGTAAGAATCCCCATGCAATGGTGATGAAGTACAAACTAGTCTTGAAAAGATCGTAATGAGTTTGACTGTAAAGTTGGTAAGGAGTAACGATAGTCTCTTTAAGTGGAGGGTAATAGATCCAGTACTCTGAGTATAGGACATGTACATCTATCCATGTGTAGACTGGTCATTGTATTAGCAAATGAATGCGGATGCCATGTGCCTGAAATTCACCTTGCAGACCCATTACTGAGAGTAAGAGAATATGGCACATCGTAGCTCGGAACCAGTTGTCTTTGGTGTAAAGAAGACACCTACACGTATTGGTTAGCTGACACTTCATGTTAAATTGAACAGGAGCTCACCTCCAGCGGTCATAGTGCCATGTATGCCAAAAAATAAAGAGTAGACCGGtgagagagagaagggCCGAGAAGGCCATGGATGCTGGTCTGTAGGTGGCTTAGCTATTGTGGTACACTTGACCGCAACCGATAACTCACGTTGTCATCTTTTATAGGTTGCGAGTTAGGCTAGATCCACAGTGCAAGAAGACAGTTTATCGCAGGCAGTTATCTGCAAGGGCTCGTGTATAGCTAACCTTGACCACAGTAGTAGGCTACTCAGGTTAAGAGAGTATGAAAGGAGCGATACCATTGCATTGTTATATACCACCGAGATTATCCAAAACGCTTCTCAGCCAGTAAAACATGTCGATACGAGGAGTCCTCATTTACACCTTGTCCATCAAAATTGAAGAGTGGATGAGGACAAAGGATTGTCCCTTCCACAACGGTTTGATACGTCTGGCAGAACAAAATTGATCCTTCATCAAGGACTGCCTTTGCAGATGCTGATTAAGGTCATCAGAGGGTAACGGCTTAATGGCCGTGCTGCCCAGACTAGAGGTGTCTGTAGTGACACAATCTAGGAGTGGAGATGGTGGAATGGAATTTATTGTTAGGTGTGTAAGGATGTGTGGAACAGCGACCTGAGCTCCCGTTGAGTGGAAAAGGAATGTGTATTCGGATTCGGCATTCGGCCATATTCTGTTTGTGCCTTGTTATGATGATAGGTGTTCCTTCGTGCCATCTTGTGTTTCCACGCACATGTTCAGGATAGCCGATTATTCCACAATGGCTGTTTCGTGCACGGTGGCATTGCAGGTGGCGGGGATGACTAAGTAGAGATATCAGTATGGTAAGAAGATACGACAAGGCCAGATATATGCCGAAGACTATCCTCGTAAAGCGAAAGATCCATTTCTGCTATCAGCGACGACTACGCGTGAGCTTATCGACGGTTGATGCAATCATTTATGAGCATCCCAAGTTTAATATGTTTCTGATGTGTGATCAAAGTGGCAATTTCGCAGTCCTTGAGATGTTAATGCGCTTAAATAAACGCGCTTTGAATGCACCTGATACAACGAACATTAAGTCGAAGTATATAGAATTGCCAGACGACAGGACGCCCTCCAACCTCCTTCATTCTTTGTTCTACGCACGGCCGGCTACAGTAGTTCTTCTATTTTCGCCTTTTTAATGGTCTATTTTCGCCATTTTAATGGTCTAATAATAAATAGTGGAGTGTTTTTTTTCAACTTTTCCTTAAAGACAGTATACGCTGTACACAGCCTAATTGTAGCCGATAGCAAGGCATGAACATCCAAACATTCAACATGAAGGGAAAAATTAAAACATGACATGAAAGAAAAGGGTATAGTAGGTATTTATACGTAGTGAAGACCGACGGAAAGAGAAAGCAAAGAACGTCGTCACCTCAAAAATCGCACATAAAAAATAGCAAGACACAATGTGGATACATAGACTGTTTATTCCATCTTTATCACACAGCACACACACATATTGCAATTTGACTTATCCTGGACAGATATACGGTATGAATGGACACCGCGTTTGTGGAAGTGGAGTCACTTTCTCCTCGCTGATCGATCCAAGCTGGTAGATCATTCGCACCGCCTCAtcatttttcatttttcTAGTTAGCGAAGAATCAGCAGCTGGTAAGCTTGAAAGGTGAGAAGTCAGTCACTCTCTGCTAATCTATATCCTAGCGGATCCCGGCGGATCTCTCCATTTTTTTTGGGAATCAAGGTTTTTTAAGTACAGACAGCAGGCCACAAGCCCCATCACTGCAGCTGGTGAAGGTTTGACGGCATACAATCGAGTCTCAGGTTCATGATCATAATCTCCTTCGGTCTGATAGATGACGATGATAGTgattgagaaggtggtATAGCTAATAATAGCGTGATGACTAGGCGAAGCATAACAGAGACGATGGCTGATATTTGACCGAGGTCTTCAATGCATATAGTATGCCCTGCTGCAATTAAGAAAAGGCGTCGGCATAAGAATGAATAAGGTTAACAATTGATCAAAGGCTGCCGGGCGGCCTTTGCTATTCAATCTTATGAGATGTTCTCGGCCATGGCAATTGACGTCTCATAATAAACCATAAGCTTGTCTACAGTAATAAACGACAGATATGTCTCGAAATGACTAGTTAACAGCTAAATACCCGAGATGGTGAAATTGATTGTCCGAAATGTGGTGAGTACAGATGAATGCCTTGAATGAAATGCAATAAAAGTAGTACAACTGCGCACTCCTCTTGAAGTCGCCTTGTGTGAATCCTGAGCAGCCTTTCGATCCCTCTTAATACCCCCCTGGTCCACTCTGATCTGCTTCTCGCATCCTTCTACGCCCGACAGGGGTTTCCACATCATCACCTCTCCCTGATTGCGATTGTCTTCCCGAAGTATTGTTGCTACCCCCTGCCTCGTTTCTGCTACTTCGAGTACGAGGGCGGTTGCGTCGCATAAACGTCAGGTAACGCGCGAAACCCTGTGGGTTTGAGGAGCCCTCGGAAGGAAAGGTTTGGGAGCTCTGGGTGGAGGAAGGCAATGATTGAGGGTTGCTGAAGTCTGGTCAAATGGCAAGATGTAAGTCGGTAATCATAGACGATAATAGGTCAGGACGTACCTTTCCGGCACAATGGACAACTCGAAGAGACTTGCAGCAACCTATCGGAACCATTTGTCAGCCAGAGCTCCCACATTTTCTTCCACCATAAATACGCACCAAGGGTCGATGCACCCTGTGTGGTACATATGTTCCCGTTCACATGGCAAAACCCTCAAGTCATCCCCATCTTCAAACTCAACCAAACAAATCGGACAAGTTTGTCCGCCCTCAGCTTCCACTTGTGCCTCATGCACCATTGTAGTCGCCGTCGCCGTAGCCGTAGCCGTCGCAGACACATCTTCCGATTTATTCTCATTACCATTAACTTTCAACTGTGAACTATCCCTCAACAGTTTAGGGACGCTTTCACAAGTATCCAGAGCAGTGTGGAATGAAACTTCTGTACCGCACTTGGATAATGACTGACTCTTGTTTTCCCTATCCGGGTGAGCACCTTTATCGATGCCATCGCCCCTTTCGATCTGCGACATCGGTAATGCCTCACCATTATCCTTAAGATATACCCTCTTCCTTGGGTTATCAGACGACTTGCTGTTTGATGTGTTGAATTTGATGACGGGGAATGTATCAAGCATCGCCTGTGCCAGCCCTCCAGCAGCACTCTGACCCCCATCGGCATGctcatcctctcttctcccgTACCGCTCGGGATGTTGAAGGGCTCGTCTGGCGCCCATGAT from Cryptococcus gattii WM276 chromosome E, complete sequence includes these protein-coding regions:
- a CDS encoding Hypothetical Protein (Similar to TIGR gene model, INSD accession AAW43887.1), which encodes MTTPASMAFSALLSLTGLLFIFWHTWHYDRWRCLLYTKDNWFRATMCHILLLSVMGLQVYTWIDVHVLYSEYWIYYPPLKETIVTPYQLYSQTHYDLFKTSLYFITIAWGFLQGVHLEEFLYWGYLIKSINTPGGPQTSWLRSGFFKAWIGLFICSFALLIASVHIENTDLDMIRAYLFCVGSSLSILLAFASVALCLIFPSFLRNVRRLGANAEVLERLHFFSEMNEIRTACRLVYSICFLIISADAFTAEKRVNRSQFWSDTLYLSGQLGLFCATCLSVVVLIPRNMTSESLPSGNQDVQPIVPYNRHPPEGYSAKQFMELGERLNVGNEAKAIGLVTNPRGFEMQVSPPSDNHDDSSSGYSGRTKVDAPFAEVADKTRVARLSELSGLPSVVQRFKSPFDIAEHKVKGPTQVFVTTSHTIVEE
- a CDS encoding uncharacterized protein (similar to TIGR gene model, INSD accession AAW43886.1) translates to MLFNTQSLFSYRKVLAVAGFLSNSLQCSAYIPALPVNDTSGLNLTDASTIAIAWTDPLGVYSGGVSFQLRADIDTGGTTSGALVHFSESTMGENTSTTTPWIAFISCDANETTASMEWDIFTLARDRGAASALLYTTRSQTCLLNSEYITDFEKPLDVFATKNVQVARVIDNQFVHTNKSFENYNATLLNQSALDVNQSLAGNYPASKTYLIGTLTARNSTGQATSTYIPNATTSTLSSSSHDKRTSTPMIVLYTITGVVSVIFLLMIIMGARRALQHPERYGRREDEHADGGQSAAGGLAQAMLDTFPVIKFNTSNSKSSDNPRKRVYLKDNGEALPMSQIERGDGIDKGAHPDRENKSQSLSKCGTEVSFHTALDTCESVPKLLRDSSQLKVNGNENKSEDVSATATATATATTMVHEAQVEAEGGQTCPICLVEFEDGDDLRVLPCEREHMYHTGCIDPWLLQVSSSCPLCRKDFSNPQSLPSSTQSSQTFPSEGSSNPQGFARYLTFMRRNRPRTRSSRNEAGGSNNTSGRQSQSGRGDDVETPVGRRRMREADQSGPGGY